From the Lolium rigidum isolate FL_2022 chromosome 2, APGP_CSIRO_Lrig_0.1, whole genome shotgun sequence genome, one window contains:
- the LOC124689588 gene encoding uncharacterized protein LOC124689588 produces the protein MGEAAAVEQVLEGFHLLFAEHAAWVVLEASALKASSSPAPVEVGQPVEELVARGSPGFPSEVPGVAQGAAKEGGLIARTSGVGAAVVPLRDHGVGLVGQLYVFKPTPEQQILTDLINAQSWPFNGVLEEGTSSAVVRAAGHLFQAQVELVTCVMQAGKRQEKMVSVSFTAAKFLATAAVSSVSTLCLGPAQLLGSILAVSAGNKAASSASPQPLLWKRCILELT, from the exons ATGGGAGAAGCAGCAGCCGTAGAGCAGGTGCTGGAGGGTTTCCATCTCTTGTTCGCAGAGCATGCAGCGTGGGTGGTGCTGGAGGCCTCGGCGTTGAAGGCGAGCAGCAGTCCAGCACCTGTCGAGGTTGGACAGCCAGTTGAAGAACTTGTTGCTCGGGGGAGCCCAGGTTTTCCAAGTGAGGTGCCAGGCGTCGCTCAGGGTGCAGCCAAGGAAGGTGGCCTTATAGCACGAACCAGCGGTGTAGGTGCCGCTGTTGTTCCACTTCGAGATCATGGTGTCGGCTTGGTTGGTCAGCTTTATGTGTTCAAGCCGACGCCAGAGCAGCAGATACTCACCGATCTCATCAATGCCCAAAGTTGGCCTTTCAATG GGGTTCTAGAGGAAGGAACATCTTCAGCGGTTGTTAGAGCAGCAGGTCACCTTTTCCAGGCGCAAGTAGAACTCGTGACATGTGTTATGCAGGCTGGTAAAAG GCAGGAGAAGATGGTGTCGGTGTCCTTCACAGCCGCCAAGTTCCTGGCGACGGCAGCTGTGTCATCCGTTAGCACTCTCTGCCTCGGGCCGGCTCAGCTTCTAGGCTCCATCCTCGCGGTCTCCGCCGGAAACAAGGCTGCGTCCTCCGCCTCCCCACAGCCG CTTTTGTGGAAAAGATGCATACTGGAGCTGACCTAA